One Mycolicibacterium goodii genomic region harbors:
- a CDS encoding 6,7-dimethyl-8-ribityllumazine synthase, which yields MSDVATQIAFVQATWHRNIVDQARAGFTDRIRGLGFADDTLEFFEVPGAFEIPLTAKRLAQTGRYRAVVAAGLVVDGGIYRHEFVASAVIDGLMRVQLDTDVPVFSVVLTPHHFHEHDEHVRYFTEHFGTKGAEAANAVAATLGLHASLR from the coding sequence ATGTCTGACGTCGCCACCCAGATCGCGTTCGTGCAAGCCACCTGGCATCGCAACATCGTCGATCAAGCCAGGGCCGGGTTCACCGACCGGATCCGCGGCCTGGGCTTCGCCGACGACACCCTGGAGTTCTTCGAGGTGCCGGGGGCGTTCGAGATCCCGCTGACCGCGAAACGACTCGCGCAGACCGGACGCTACCGAGCGGTGGTGGCCGCAGGGCTGGTGGTCGACGGCGGGATCTACCGACACGAGTTCGTCGCCTCCGCGGTGATCGACGGCCTGATGCGCGTACAGCTCGACACCGACGTTCCCGTGTTCTCCGTGGTGCTCACGCCGCATCATTTCCACGAGCACGACGAGCACGTGCGGTACTTCACCGAGCATTTCGGCACGAAGGGCGCCGAAGCCGCCAACGCCGTCGCCGCGACCTTGGGCCTGCACGCCTCGCTGCGCTGA
- a CDS encoding alpha/beta hydrolase family protein, whose protein sequence is MAERVRFPSSTGPMLAGAIDLPEGEVRGWGIFSHGFTLGRNSPACSRICKQLAAEGIGMLRFDALGLGESEGDWGDGSFTVKVNDIIEAGRFMAERGTPADILVGHSFGGAAVLAAARQIPGVRAVVTVGAPVDPVHVEHQYDACLEQVLAEGSGEWMVGGRTLTLKRAFVEDVRAAQLRDKIRSLRLPLLILHSPTDNTVGIENASHIFQTARHPRSFVSLEGSEHLLTGPGQARRAGRIIGAWADAYLGDR, encoded by the coding sequence ATGGCTGAACGCGTCCGGTTCCCCAGTTCGACCGGCCCGATGCTGGCAGGCGCGATCGACCTGCCCGAGGGCGAGGTCCGGGGGTGGGGCATCTTCTCGCACGGATTCACCCTCGGCAGGAACTCGCCCGCATGCTCACGCATCTGCAAGCAACTGGCCGCCGAAGGCATCGGCATGTTGCGGTTCGACGCGCTCGGCCTCGGCGAATCCGAGGGCGACTGGGGCGACGGCTCCTTCACCGTCAAGGTCAACGACATCATCGAGGCCGGCCGATTCATGGCCGAGCGCGGCACACCCGCCGACATCCTGGTCGGGCATTCGTTCGGTGGCGCGGCGGTGCTCGCGGCGGCCCGTCAGATCCCCGGCGTGCGAGCGGTTGTGACAGTCGGCGCGCCCGTGGATCCGGTGCACGTCGAGCACCAGTACGACGCGTGCCTCGAGCAGGTGTTGGCCGAGGGCAGCGGCGAGTGGATGGTGGGCGGACGCACCCTGACCCTCAAGCGCGCGTTCGTCGAGGACGTACGCGCCGCCCAGTTGCGTGACAAGATCAGGTCCCTGCGCCTGCCGCTGCTCATCCTCCATTCGCCCACCGACAACACCGTCGGCATCGAGAACGCCAGCCACATCTTCCAGACCGCACGTCACCCCCGCAGCTTCGTCTCCCTGGAGGGTTCAGAACACCTGCTCACCGGGCCCGGGCAGGCCCGCCGGGCCGGGCGGATCATCGGCGCCTGGGCGGATGCGTATTTAGGCGACCGGTGA
- a CDS encoding mycobacterial-type methylenetetrahydrofolate reductase — protein sequence MGSRFVPLNTIALELVPPNIERGASYAVEEAHKVLALAAETGIEGRIRHVMIPGMIDEDDDRPIEMKPKMDVLEYWNIIRPELPGMRGLCTQVTSFLGEDALRARLTDLSGAGFNGISFVGVPRTMKDGEGEGVAPTDALSKYADLVPNRGAILIPTREGEQGRFNFKCDRGATYGMTQLLYSDAIVGFLSEFAESTDHRPEILLSFGFVPKMESKVGLIRWLIQDPGNPAVAAEQEFVSRLAEQEPEEKRRLMVDLYKRVVDGVGELGFPLSVHFEVAYGVSRPAFATLAEMLEHWSPDRG from the coding sequence ATGGGGAGCAGGTTCGTGCCTCTGAACACCATCGCGCTGGAGCTCGTGCCGCCGAACATCGAACGCGGCGCGTCGTACGCGGTCGAAGAGGCCCACAAGGTGCTGGCACTGGCCGCCGAGACGGGCATCGAGGGCCGCATCCGCCATGTGATGATCCCCGGGATGATCGACGAGGACGACGATCGTCCCATCGAGATGAAGCCCAAGATGGACGTGCTCGAGTACTGGAACATCATCCGGCCCGAGCTGCCCGGCATGCGAGGGCTGTGTACGCAGGTCACGTCGTTCCTGGGCGAGGATGCGCTCCGGGCGCGTCTCACGGATCTCAGCGGCGCCGGGTTCAACGGCATCTCCTTCGTCGGTGTGCCCCGCACCATGAAGGACGGCGAGGGTGAGGGCGTGGCACCCACCGACGCGCTGTCGAAATACGCCGACCTGGTACCCAACCGCGGTGCGATCCTGATCCCGACCCGCGAGGGCGAGCAGGGCCGGTTCAACTTCAAGTGCGATCGGGGCGCCACCTACGGCATGACGCAGCTGCTGTACTCCGACGCGATCGTCGGCTTTCTCAGTGAGTTCGCCGAGTCCACCGATCACCGTCCGGAGATCCTGCTGTCGTTCGGTTTCGTGCCGAAGATGGAATCGAAGGTCGGACTGATCAGGTGGCTCATCCAGGATCCCGGCAATCCGGCTGTCGCGGCCGAGCAGGAGTTCGTCAGCCGACTGGCCGAACAGGAGCCGGAAGAGAAGCGGCGCCTCATGGTCGATCTCTACAAGCGGGTCGTCGACGGGGTCGGCGAGCTCGGTTTCCCGCTGAGCGTGCACTTCGAGGTCGCATACGGCGTCTCGCGACCGGCATTCGCCACCCTCGCCGAGATGCTCGAACACTGGTCGCCTGACCGGGGCTGA
- a CDS encoding ABC transporter substrate-binding protein has product MGLAALLLAAGTAVAACGGADGGAAGDNQAAGTASAIPDNTEVIAAIEADPELSAALPPAIAQSKTINLGSNIQSAPNNFYAGDGKTPIGYEVDLAKAIAAKLGVQAKHQDMAFGSLITSLQSGRVDMTMAAMNDTKERQQQIDFVDYFSSGITIMIQKGNPDNITGPESLCGKNVAVVQGTSHQKFAAEQSRRCEQDGKPPVNVTATDSDTQNQNQLRTGRVAAILNDLPSAVYISRTAGDGNAFEVVPGPPIEGGPYGIGFNKNNVALRDAVAKALGELMTDGTYATILESWGVEQGALKEPVINGGS; this is encoded by the coding sequence ATGGGTTTGGCCGCCCTGCTCCTGGCTGCCGGCACCGCCGTCGCCGCCTGTGGCGGTGCCGACGGCGGCGCGGCGGGCGACAACCAGGCCGCGGGCACCGCGTCGGCGATTCCCGACAACACCGAGGTGATCGCCGCGATCGAGGCCGATCCCGAGCTCAGCGCGGCGCTGCCGCCGGCGATCGCGCAGTCCAAGACCATCAACCTCGGCTCCAACATCCAGTCCGCGCCGAACAACTTCTATGCCGGCGACGGTAAGACGCCGATCGGCTATGAGGTGGATCTCGCCAAGGCCATCGCCGCCAAGCTCGGCGTCCAGGCCAAGCATCAGGACATGGCGTTCGGATCGCTGATCACCAGCCTGCAGTCCGGCCGCGTCGACATGACGATGGCCGCGATGAACGACACCAAGGAACGACAGCAGCAGATCGACTTCGTCGACTACTTCTCGTCCGGCATCACGATCATGATCCAGAAGGGCAACCCCGACAACATCACCGGCCCGGAGTCGTTGTGCGGCAAGAACGTCGCCGTCGTCCAGGGCACCAGTCACCAGAAGTTCGCCGCCGAGCAGAGCCGGCGGTGCGAACAGGACGGGAAGCCGCCGGTGAACGTGACGGCCACCGACAGCGACACCCAGAACCAGAACCAGCTGCGCACCGGCCGGGTCGCGGCGATCCTCAACGATCTGCCCAGCGCGGTCTACATCTCACGAACCGCGGGTGACGGCAACGCATTCGAGGTGGTCCCCGGCCCACCGATCGAAGGTGGTCCATACGGCATCGGCTTCAACAAGAACAACGTCGCACTGCGCGATGCAGTGGCCAAGGCCCTCGGTGAACTCATGACCGACGGCACCTACGCGACGATCCTGGAGAGCTGGGGAGTGGAACAGGGTGCACTGAAGGAGCCGGTGATCAACGGTGGTAGCTGA
- a CDS encoding amino acid ABC transporter permease, whose protein sequence is MVAEPLPIVRLRHWGRWVGAAVIGTLLALLVVALSRAQIKWSSVPDFVVYRVMVVGLVNTVLLAVVAQAAAIVIGVGIALLRRSANPVARWFAAAYIWLFRGLPVLLQILIWYNLALVVPVISIPLPMGGYLLQEPTNALVSAFTAALLGLALNESAYMAEIVRAGLNSVDPGQVEAAKSIGMTPAQTLRRIVLPQAMRVIIPPTGNDFIDMLKGTSIASVIGVTELLHAANNISSNNLLVMETLFAAAIWYMVVVTVAGFGQHYLERWFGGAERSAAAQATRALRAVPLKRSARV, encoded by the coding sequence GTGGTAGCTGAACCCCTGCCGATCGTCCGGCTCCGACACTGGGGCCGGTGGGTCGGCGCCGCCGTCATCGGCACACTGCTGGCCCTGCTGGTCGTTGCGCTGTCACGCGCGCAGATCAAGTGGTCGTCGGTGCCCGACTTCGTGGTCTACCGCGTCATGGTCGTGGGCCTGGTCAACACCGTGCTGCTCGCCGTCGTGGCGCAGGCCGCCGCCATCGTCATCGGCGTCGGCATCGCGCTGTTGCGACGTAGTGCGAACCCGGTGGCGCGGTGGTTCGCCGCGGCCTACATCTGGCTGTTCCGCGGTCTACCGGTGCTGCTGCAGATCCTCATCTGGTACAACCTCGCGCTGGTCGTCCCGGTCATCTCGATCCCGCTGCCCATGGGCGGGTACCTGCTGCAGGAACCCACCAACGCGCTTGTGAGCGCGTTCACCGCCGCGCTGCTCGGCCTGGCGCTCAACGAGAGCGCGTACATGGCCGAGATCGTGCGGGCCGGGTTGAACAGCGTCGATCCCGGACAGGTGGAGGCCGCCAAGTCCATCGGGATGACCCCGGCCCAGACCCTGCGTCGCATCGTGCTGCCGCAGGCCATGCGAGTGATCATCCCGCCCACCGGAAACGACTTCATCGACATGTTGAAGGGCACGTCGATCGCATCGGTGATCGGCGTGACCGAACTGCTGCACGCCGCGAACAACATCTCGTCCAACAACCTGCTGGTGATGGAGACCCTGTTCGCCGCGGCGATCTGGTACATGGTCGTGGTCACGGTTGCCGGGTTCGGCCAGCACTACCTGGAGCGGTGGTTCGGCGGGGCCGAGCGCAGCGCCGCCGCACAGGCCACCCGTGCCCTGCGTGCGGTGCCGTTGAAGAGGAGTGCCCGTGTCTGA
- a CDS encoding amino acid ABC transporter ATP-binding protein, which produces MSEPLLRAVGVRKSYGHNEVLRGIDLEVRRGQVVCLLGPSGAGKSTFLRCLNHLETIDAGQVWVDGEPIGFALRDGKLHELRERDVARQRRDIGMVFQRFNLFGHRTALENIIEGPVRVRGLAADVARREGMELLERVGLADRADAFPAQLSGGQQQRVAIARSLAMKPKLMLFDEPTSALDPELVGEVLAVMNSLAREGMTMVVVTHEIGFAAEAADEVVFMADGTVVETGPPDRVLKDPEHDRTRQFLARVLA; this is translated from the coding sequence GTGTCTGAACCACTGCTGCGCGCGGTTGGTGTGCGAAAGAGCTACGGCCACAACGAGGTTCTGCGCGGCATCGATCTCGAGGTGCGTCGCGGTCAGGTGGTGTGCCTGCTCGGCCCCTCCGGTGCGGGGAAGAGCACATTCCTGCGTTGCCTCAACCACCTGGAGACCATCGACGCCGGGCAGGTGTGGGTCGACGGTGAACCCATCGGGTTCGCGCTGCGCGACGGCAAGCTCCACGAGTTGCGGGAGCGTGACGTCGCCAGACAGCGCCGCGACATCGGTATGGTGTTCCAGCGCTTCAACCTGTTCGGACACCGGACCGCGCTGGAGAACATCATCGAAGGTCCGGTCAGGGTCCGCGGCCTCGCCGCCGACGTCGCGCGCAGGGAGGGCATGGAATTACTGGAACGGGTCGGGTTGGCCGACCGCGCCGACGCGTTCCCCGCCCAGCTGTCCGGCGGACAACAGCAACGCGTGGCCATCGCCCGCTCGCTGGCGATGAAACCGAAACTGATGCTGTTCGACGAGCCGACCTCCGCACTCGACCCCGAGTTGGTGGGTGAGGTGCTGGCCGTGATGAACAGCCTGGCCCGGGAAGGGATGACGATGGTCGTGGTGACGCACGAGATCGGCTTCGCCGCAGAGGCCGCCGACGAGGTGGTGTTCATGGCCGACGGCACGGTCGTGGAGACCGGTCCGCCCGACCGCGTGCTCAAAGACCCCGAGCACGACCGCACCCGCCAGTTCCTGGCGCGGGTGCTCGCGTGA